The following proteins are co-located in the Solanum pennellii chromosome 1, SPENNV200 genome:
- the LOC107029974 gene encoding pumilio homolog 12 codes for MLPVVVKKMENGVNELENDEFEKLLGEIPNVTSGNSYSEESGVINCPKDINLTSSNGDGSKPIGVTETYMSNEIILGKLKEFGNRVEQLPNKRFESEEINLPNEQAIASAFAELRVKEGTFSAPMANSTPLLDHLAVVNGQCKNSLGKIPSNMDSQVLVVPSPRTPNNLSSAFNGFSPSIGGHQSGYVHTMENISAAVALPPGVPGVHLLPPIHRVDIPVISNQQHFFLDVTSPVPYFHSQIKRHHGPCRHIEEEQHYFLYMQQLRAQQLDNQYPIQPNGSIRSRSINSSSRQPFSEMPIPHFNQQVSRSINPLSSLFCSMGSDVLQGLDKTDKQYIPERMLRRSHGPEPVKSAKFCSFGGTNYLSNMNRNRRVLPNAYSKRSFHSPSAESRLDCLESRSFSPDIVDLKFHQWSQSQEYNLIDDFAGRIFLMAKDQNGCRFLQRKFAEGSSEDVEKIFPEIIVHIVELMIDPFGNYLVQKLLEVCNEGQRMQILRAITRIAGDLVRISCDMHGTRAVQKVIETLKTPEQFSMIVSSLKPGLVNLIKDMNGNHVAQRCLQYLTPEYREFLFEAAITNCVELATDRHGCCVLQKCLSQSDGGQRNRLIYEITSNALVLSQDPFGNYVVQYIFDIRLSWATTNIFDQVRGKFGDLSMQKYSSNVVEKCLKHVDEERSSYIIEELLSDPRLDQIMQDPYGNYVIQAALNISKGTLHTALVEAVRAHVPVLRTSPYGKKVLSCNSLKK; via the exons ATGCTGCCTGTTGTTGTTAAGAAAATGGAGAATGGGGTGAATGAACTGGAAAATGATGAGTTTGAGAAACTTCTGGGTGAGATTCCAAATGTTACTTCTGGGAATTCATATTCTGAGGAATCAGGTGTCATCAATTGTCCAAAAGATATTAATTTGACATCCTCAAATGGGGATGGGTCAAAGCCTATTGGTGTTACTGAGACATATATGAGCAATGAGATAATATTAGGCAAGTTAAAGGAATTTGGTAACCGAGTTGAGCAGCTACCTAACAAGAGGTTTGAGTCTGAAGAAATAAACTTACCGAATGAACAGGCTATAGCGTCTGCATTTGCTGAGTTGCGTGTAAAAGAAGGTACCTTCTCAGCTCCTATGGCTAATTCTACGCCGTTGCTGGACCATTTAGCTGTTGTGAATGGACAATGCAAAAATAGCTTAGGTAAAATCCCTTCGAATATGGATTCACAAGTTTTAGTTGTTCCCTCTCCAAGAACACCAAATAATCTATCCAGTGCTTTTAATGGATTTAGTCCAAGTATTGGTGGGCACCAAAGTGGATATGTACATACAATGGAAAACATATCTGCAGCTGTAGCATTACCTCCTGGAGTGCCAGGTGTTCACCTACTTCCACCAATTCATCGTGTAGATATTCCAGTAATTTCCAATCAACAACATTTTTTCTTGGATGTTACATCACCTGTTCCGTACTTTCACTCACAAATTAAACGACACCATGGACCATGTAGACACATTGAAGAGGAACAacattatttcttatatatgCAGCAACTTCGTGCTCAGCAATTAGATAATCAGTATCCAATTCAACCTAATGGGTCAATCAGAAGTAGATCAATCAATAGTAGCTCCCGGCAACCATTCAGTGAGATGCCGATTCCTCACTTCAACCAGCAAGTTTCAAGAAGTATAAACCCGTTAAGTTCCCTGTTTTGCTCAATGGGTTCTGATGTGCTGCAAGGTTTAGACAAAACAGATAAACAATACATTCCTGAAAGAATGTTAAGAAGATCACATGGACCGGAGCCAGTTAAGTCTGctaaattttgttcttttggaGGAACCAACTATCTTTCAAATATGAATCGAAATAGAAGAGTTCTTCCCAACGCTTATTCGAAGCGTAGTTTCCATTCTCCAAGTGCAGAATCTCGTTTGGATTGTCTAGAATCAAGAAGCTTTTCTCCTGATATTGTTGATCTCAAATTTCATCAGTGGTCACAGTCTCAGGAGTataatttaattgatgattttgcTGGAAGAATCTTTCTCATGGCAAAGGATCAAAATGGATGTCGCTTCTTGCAGAGGAAATTTGCTGAAGGATCTTCAGAAGATGTTGAAAAGATTTTTCCTGAGATTATTGTGCACATCGTGGAGCTCATGATTGACCCCTTTGGCAATTACCTTGTTCAAAAGCTTCTTGAAGTGTGCAACGAAGGTCAGAGAATGCAGATACTTCGTGCAATCACTAGAATAGCTGGGGATCTTGTAAGAATTTCATGTGACATGCACGG GACCCGAGCTGTTCAAAAAGTTATTGAAACTCTTAAAACACCAGAGCAGTTTTCCATGATTGTCTCCTCATTGAAACCTGGTTTAGTGAATTTAATCAAGGACATGAACGGTAACCATGTTGCGCAGCGGTGCTTGCAATACTTAACACCTGAGTATAGAGAA tTCCTGTTTGAAGCTGCTATTACCAATTGTGTCGAACTTGCTACAGATCGTCATGGTTGCTGTGTGCTACAGAAATGTCTTAGCCAATCTGACGGTGGACAAAGAAACCGATTAATCTATGAGATCACTTCTAATGCATTGGTACTTTCTCAAGATCCATTTGG GAATTATGTTGTGCAATATATTTTTGACATTCGTCTTTCCTGGGCAACAACAAATATCTTTGACCAGGTGCGGGGTAAATTTGGAGACCTTTCTATGCAAAAATACAGCAGTAATGTGGTAGAGAAATGTCTTAAGCATGTGGATGAAGAACGTTCTTCATATATCATTGAGGAGCTGTTAAGTGATCCTCGACTAGACCAgatcatgcaagacccatatggCAATTATGTTATCCAAGCTGCTCTAAATATCTCAAAG GGAACCTTGCATACTGCACTCGTGGAGGCTGTGAGAGCCCATGTTCCTGTTCTACGGACCAGTCCTTATGGAAAGAAGGTCCTCTCATGCAATAgtcttaaaaaataa